In one window of Henckelia pumila isolate YLH828 chromosome 1, ASM3356847v2, whole genome shotgun sequence DNA:
- the LOC140875511 gene encoding uncharacterized protein: MSVVSLPCLLRLVDPNLNSNPFPYPNWNKTRYRVHRLGGTLKAFSAEFSKDHRNVKASSQVDLVQQISLSSVLLLGLGVGGLWVFPSPALARIPPASIAQQQETPEYANDVEKANVENFEDEKVKAAFDLWKSKTYALTVPLKIVALEGSLPPIWIREFLRSQGKRVKFQPVFRRSLKDIFHELSDPPSKRKINPKSAAVADIVALGDSWLNFAIEKGLIEPMNGLEEKDWFDDLGDKWKVYLRRSSEGHLDSQGRIWAVPYRWGSVVIAYNKKEFLKHKLAPVEDWSDLWRPDLAGKISMVDSSREIVGAVLKYMGASYNTSNIDSEVAGGRHAVQQQLDLLFQQVRLFDSQHYLKAFKAGDVWVAVGWSSDVLPTAKTMSNIAVIVPKSGASLWADFWAVPNVTRLVTDQIGGRVRGPSPLVYQWIEFCLQPDRALPFKEEIIAGASPISLDERLEETQEQRKGKPKLDTNLTANVPPADILCKCEFLEPLSGDALADYQWLLSSIQEPNHGFVQRMQHFFHSVVPDSWFKMKSKVA; this comes from the exons ATGTCCGTGGTGAGTCTCCCTTGTCTTCTCCGACTGGTCGATCCGAACCTGAATAGCAACCCATTTCCATATCCAAATTGGAACAAGACCCGTTATAGAGTCCACCGTCTCGGCGGCACACTCAAAGCCTTCTCTGCCGAATTCTCTAAGGACCACCGGAATGTTAAGGCGAGCTCGCAGGTGGACCTTGTACAGCAGATCTCGCTCTCTTCCGTTCTTTTGCTTGGGCTGGGAGTGGGCGGGCTTTGGGTCTTTCCGTCTCCAGCTCTGGCCCGAATTCCTCCAGCCTCAATCGCTCAGCAGCAGGAAACTCCTGAAT ATGCCAATGATGTAGAGAAAGCAAATGTGGAGAACTTTGAAGATGAAAAAGTGAAAGCAGCTTTTGACCTCTGGAAATCGAAAACATATGCTTTGACAGTCCCTCTGAAAATTGTTGCTCTGGAAGGCTCGCTACCTCCTATATGGATCCGT GAATTTTTACGGTCCCAAGGAAAGAGAGTGAAATTCCAACCAGTGTTCCGTCGAAGCCTGAAAGACATTTTTCATGAACTTTCTGATCCACCTAGCAAACGGAAAATCAATCCTAAATCTGCGGCTGTGGCTGATATTGTTGCTCTTGGAGACTCGTGGTTAAATTTTGCAATTGAGAAGGGTCTAATTGAGCCCATGAATGGACTGGAAGAAAAAGACTGGTTTGATGATTTAGGTGATAAATGGAAG GTATATTTGCGCAGGAGCAGTGAAGGGCATCTAGATTCTCAGGGTAGAATATGGGCAGTGCCATATCGTTGGGGGAGCGTGGTGATTGCTTATAATAAAAAAGAATTTCTCAAGCATAAATTGGCTCCTGTAGAG GACTGGTCGGATTTATGGAGACCTGATCTTGCTGGGAAGATTTCAATGGTCGATTCATCCAGAGAGATTGTCGGAGCAGTTTTGAAGTACATGGGAGCATCTTACAATACTTCCAACATTGACTCTGAAGTGGCTGGAGGCAGACATGCTGTGCAGCAGCAGCTGGATCTGCTGTTTCAGCAG GTTCGACTATTTGACAGTCAGCACTATCTTAAAGCCTTCAAAGCCGGAGATGTATGGGTGGCCGTCGGATGGAGTAGTGATGTTCTTCCTACTGCTAAAACAATGTCTAATATTGCTGTAATTGTTCCAAAGTCCGGAGCTAGTTTATGGGCAGATTTTTGG GCAGTCCCAAATGTCACAAGACTCGTCACAGACCAAATTGGGGGCCGTGTCAGAGGACCTTCACCACTGGTTTATCAGTGGATAGAGTTCTGTCTACAACCAGATAGAGCATTACCTTTCAAGGAAGAGATAATTGCTGGTGCATCGCCAATTTCACTTGATGAACGTTTGGAGGAAACCCAAGAACAACGCAAAGGTAAACCAAAGCTCGACACAAATCTCACTGCTAATGTGCCACCTGCTGATATTCTGTGCAAGTGTGAGTTCTTGGAGCCGCTGTCCGGAGACGCATTAGCTGATTATCAGTGGCTGTTAAGTAGTATACAGGAACCGAACCACGGTTTTGTTCAAAGAATGCAGCATTTTTTCCATTCAGTCGTTCCTGACTCCTGGTTTAAAATGAAGTCGAAGGTTGCGTGA